From the genome of Salvia splendens isolate huo1 chromosome 7, SspV2, whole genome shotgun sequence:
AGCTACGGTCTTCCTGGTTTATCTCACATCACCGTTGCTGGTTCAATCATGCACGGTTTTAAGGAGGTGTCACATCATCTTTTTATAACTTTACTATTTCAACTTCATTTATGACTGACCACATATATTTTTGGATAAGAATCAAAAACATTACTTAGCATTTAGAAGAAAAGAAATGGTTTGTGTTGTATAGATTGAAGTGTGGCATCAAACACTTGGTCCAGGAGCAGGAACACCAATTCACAGGCATTCATGTGAGGAAATCTTTGTGGTTTTAGAGGGCAGTGGCACTCTTTATCTTGCCTCTAATTCACATCTCAAACATCCTGGCACCCCACAACACTTTCCCTTTTCCTCAAACTCTACGTTTCACATTCCTGTAGACAACGCTCATCAGGTACCTACATACGATCCATGTGTattcatgaaataaaatacgagGTGAAACCATCTTTTTGTATTTTCCACAACAGGTTGTGAACACGAACCAAGATCAACATTTGAAGTTTCTAGTTGTCATAAGTAGGCCGCCGATGAAACTGTAagctactctctctctctctccctctgtcTCCTGTTTCTAGTTAAAGAACTGTCTATAATTCCTTGATTTTTGAGTTCAGGTTCGTATATGACGACTGGTTCATGCCGCACATTGCTGCCAAATTGCTATTCCCTATTTTTTGGGACGAAGAGAGTTATCAGACGCCTCAAGTGAACGATGAGCTCTAAAGCTCAAAGCTTCGGAACTTCGCAAGAAATTTGATCCACTCTTGTTTCTGCAAATGCGTTTCAGTTGAGAAACTTTACATTTCCCTTAT
Proteins encoded in this window:
- the LOC121810924 gene encoding auxin-binding protein T85-like — translated: MTRRRWYILFTALLFSAAAAEASRRATDGLPIVRNISEMGEDSYGLPGLSHITVAGSIMHGFKEIEVWHQTLGPGAGTPIHRHSCEEIFVVLEGSGTLYLASNSHLKHPGTPQHFPFSSNSTFHIPVDNAHQVVNTNQDQHLKFLVVISRPPMKLFVYDDWFMPHIAAKLLFPIFWDEESYQTPQVNDEL